One stretch of Brassica napus cultivar Da-Ae unplaced genomic scaffold, Da-Ae ScsIHWf_2285;HRSCAF=2946, whole genome shotgun sequence DNA includes these proteins:
- the LOC125600499 gene encoding senescence associated gene 20-like yields the protein MRTLTGVSPTFEFVPLSVVSFGSTVIAEGCDVASSISWIHAWTVAHGIITQVREYSNTSLTVTRVGDVVAGRSAEIAPSHCPSVWESQFSGRAGKSVPGLVLAI from the coding sequence ATGCGCACACTCACGGGAGTCTCTCCGACGTTTGAGTTCGTGCCTCTCTCCGTCGTCTCATTCGGATCCACCGTCATCGCCGAGGGCTGCGACGTTGCTAGCTCCATCTCTTGGATCCACGCGTGGACCGTCGCGCATGGGATAATCACTCAGGTGAGGGAGTACTCTAACACTTCTCTCACGGTTACACGGGTCGGTGACGTTGTTGCTGGACGGTCTGCTGAGATTGCGCCGTCGCATTGTCCATCCGTGTGGGAAAGCCAGTTCTCGGGTCGGGCTGGAAAGTCCGTACCGGGTCTGGTTCTTGCGATTTAA